A portion of the Bifidobacterium sp. ESL0800 genome contains these proteins:
- a CDS encoding low molecular weight protein-tyrosine-phosphatase produces the protein MSNHLYTVMTVCTGNICRSPMAEIILRANFEERGLGDRVRVMSSGVSDEEHSHPIDPRAVRVLRQRGYEIPEHHFAHRITAEEIDESDLFLPMTASHERGLLRLLPADKKPEVHLYRSFDPNLPKPAPGHESDIDLVDPWYGGPRDFDIAIDQIDGVAPYIVDWVAQQL, from the coding sequence ATGTCCAACCACCTGTACACCGTCATGACCGTCTGCACCGGCAACATCTGCCGTTCCCCGATGGCCGAGATCATTCTGCGTGCCAACTTCGAAGAGCGCGGGTTGGGCGACCGGGTGCGCGTGATGTCCAGCGGCGTCAGCGACGAGGAACACAGCCACCCGATCGACCCCCGCGCCGTGCGCGTGCTGCGCCAGCGTGGCTACGAGATTCCCGAGCATCATTTCGCGCATCGCATCACCGCCGAGGAGATCGATGAAAGCGACCTGTTCCTGCCGATGACCGCATCGCACGAAAGGGGACTGCTGCGCCTGTTGCCGGCCGATAAGAAGCCCGAGGTCCATCTCTACCGCAGCTTCGACCCGAACCTGCCCAAGCCCGCGCCAGGGCACGAGTCCGACATCGACCTGGTTGACCCGTGGTACGGCGGCCCAAGAGATTTCGACATCGCCATCGACCAGATCGACGGCGTCGCCCCGTATATCGTCGATTGGGTAGCCCAGCAGCTTTAA
- a CDS encoding NAD(P)/FAD-dependent oxidoreductase translates to MTAIVIIGAGYGGMRTAKQLAKSNVDADIILVNKNPYHYQSTELHEVAAGTKEPDQISFDVRKAVDPKVKVIIDEVTKVDQDEKKVELKNSNPLSYDYLVNALGFESETFGIKGADENGWPIIDIDTALAARKHLEDTLKNYKTSHDENDLHIVVCGAGFTSIEYLGELVYRLPELAKEYDFPLDLVKIDCIEATPKILPMFDPKLADWGVKYLEDHGVTFHAGTPITEVKPNAVMSNDTAFPANTIIWTTGVRGSHVIADSGYDQKRNRVVVEDDLSVKGHPEEFLVGDVSAVPNPDNGRLYPTTAQISIAQADTAADNIVARIAGKEPKKFVYKSLGTLCSLGPKTGIAEVDMGGHWKLKGAKASVAKKAVADRSVTELTDVSGIMKE, encoded by the coding sequence ATGACTGCAATCGTTATTATTGGCGCAGGTTACGGCGGAATGCGTACGGCGAAGCAACTTGCCAAGTCCAACGTCGACGCCGACATCATTCTGGTCAACAAGAATCCGTATCACTATCAGTCCACCGAACTGCACGAGGTCGCCGCAGGTACCAAGGAACCGGACCAGATTTCGTTTGACGTGCGCAAGGCCGTTGATCCCAAGGTCAAGGTGATCATCGATGAGGTCACCAAGGTCGATCAGGACGAAAAGAAGGTCGAGCTGAAGAATTCCAACCCGCTTTCCTACGATTACTTGGTCAACGCGTTGGGCTTCGAGTCCGAGACGTTCGGCATCAAGGGTGCGGACGAGAACGGCTGGCCGATCATCGACATCGATACCGCGCTCGCGGCGCGCAAGCATCTTGAGGACACCCTGAAGAACTACAAGACCAGCCACGACGAAAACGACCTGCATATTGTGGTCTGCGGCGCCGGCTTCACATCCATCGAATATTTGGGCGAGCTGGTCTATCGTCTGCCTGAGCTGGCCAAGGAATACGATTTTCCGCTTGATTTGGTCAAGATCGACTGCATCGAGGCGACACCGAAGATTCTGCCGATGTTCGATCCGAAACTGGCGGATTGGGGCGTCAAGTACCTCGAGGACCACGGCGTCACCTTCCATGCCGGCACCCCGATCACCGAGGTCAAGCCCAACGCCGTGATGAGCAATGACACCGCCTTCCCGGCCAACACCATCATCTGGACGACCGGCGTGCGTGGCAGCCACGTCATCGCCGATTCCGGATACGACCAGAAGCGCAACCGCGTGGTCGTAGAGGACGATCTGTCGGTCAAAGGCCATCCGGAGGAGTTCCTCGTAGGCGACGTTTCCGCCGTCCCTAACCCGGACAACGGGCGTCTCTATCCGACCACCGCCCAGATCTCCATCGCCCAGGCCGATACGGCCGCCGATAACATCGTGGCGCGTATTGCGGGCAAGGAGCCGAAGAAGTTTGTCTACAAGTCACTTGGTACGTTGTGCTCGCTCGGGCCCAAGACCGGCATCGCCGAAGTCGACATGGGCGGCCATTGGAAGCTCAAGGGCGCCAAGGCGTCCGTCGCCAAGAAGGCCGTCGCCGATCGTTCCGTCACCGAACTGACGGATGTCTCCGGCATCATGAAGGAGTAG
- a CDS encoding DUF4190 domain-containing protein, with product MNDNDFNASPNQAPYQYSGANPQTPNYQPYGFAGPGSVPPSGPGPMPPSGPGPMPPMGPQGYYAPAPNQKWNTLCIVGFALSFFMPFIGLILSVIALVQINRSGEKSKGMSIAGIAIGAVLTVLDIIVAVAIVSAFGYAFNHMDSDYPECHGSDCYSDPFDNDGDDPDDPDDEDNPEGEYGNPFDDDNDNASYQNKDHNDTYYRCDDFGSEGHDHSRQGWRMMDHYHGPQHRPSADHMCE from the coding sequence ATGAACGACAACGATTTCAATGCAAGCCCGAATCAGGCACCCTACCAATACAGCGGCGCAAACCCACAGACGCCGAATTACCAACCATACGGCTTCGCAGGTCCCGGTTCGGTGCCGCCCTCAGGCCCAGGTCCAATGCCTCCTTCGGGCCCAGGTCCAATGCCGCCCATGGGCCCTCAGGGCTACTACGCGCCGGCTCCGAACCAGAAATGGAACACCCTGTGCATCGTCGGTTTCGCGCTTTCCTTCTTTATGCCGTTCATCGGGCTCATACTTTCCGTGATCGCGCTGGTACAGATCAATCGAAGCGGCGAAAAAAGCAAGGGCATGTCCATTGCCGGAATCGCCATCGGCGCGGTGTTGACGGTATTGGACATCATCGTCGCCGTCGCCATCGTTTCGGCATTCGGTTACGCGTTCAACCATATGGATTCGGATTATCCGGAATGCCACGGCTCGGACTGCTATTCCGATCCATTCGATAACGACGGCGATGACCCGGACGATCCGGATGACGAAGACAATCCGGAAGGCGAGTACGGCAATCCCTTCGACGACGATAATGATAACGCGTCCTATCAAAACAAGGACCACAATGACACCTATTACCGTTGTGACGATTTCGGAAGTGAAGGCCACGATCACTCTCGCCAGGGATGGAGGATGATGGACCATTATCATGGCCCGCAGCATAGGCCTTCTGCCGATCACATGTGCGAATAA
- a CDS encoding dihydrofolate reductase: MEHDSSRTGYHEPEPGPAGQKVTEDWGDDVVKTFSVNLIWACAQDMQGRPDAMGFKGGMPWHLAEDMKRFKELTVSHPVIMGRKTWDSLNPKYRPLPNRDNIVVSHDPNWHAAGATTANDIDAALDFARQEAIPDDGLDRSEIWVIGGAQLFRSIMPFANKAYVTYIRGRFDADTYGPDMDELVRAGAWNVQDDGPWMSPRKREGAVEAYRFVTYQKNR; this comes from the coding sequence ATGGAGCATGACAGTAGCCGAACCGGCTATCACGAACCCGAGCCCGGACCTGCCGGGCAAAAAGTCACCGAGGACTGGGGAGACGATGTCGTCAAGACGTTCTCGGTCAATCTCATCTGGGCGTGTGCGCAGGATATGCAAGGCCGTCCTGATGCGATGGGGTTCAAAGGCGGGATGCCATGGCATTTGGCCGAGGATATGAAGCGTTTCAAGGAACTGACTGTTTCGCACCCGGTCATTATGGGGCGCAAGACATGGGATTCGCTGAATCCGAAATATCGTCCTCTTCCCAACCGCGACAATATCGTCGTCTCGCATGACCCGAACTGGCATGCTGCCGGGGCGACCACGGCCAACGACATCGACGCGGCGCTTGATTTCGCGCGTCAGGAGGCCATTCCCGACGACGGTCTCGACCGCAGCGAGATCTGGGTGATCGGGGGAGCGCAGCTGTTCCGCTCCATCATGCCTTTTGCCAACAAGGCCTATGTCACCTATATCCGCGGTCGTTTCGACGCGGACACGTATGGGCCCGATATGGATGAGCTGGTGCGTGCCGGGGCTTGGAACGTGCAGGACGACGGGCCGTGGATGTCGCCGCGTAAGCGCGAAGGCGCCGTCGAGGCCTATCGCTTCGTCACCTATCAGAAGAATCGGTGA
- a CDS encoding thymidylate synthase translates to MMLNQEQLEDIRRKIPARPNTDIPMPYEDLVRDILTNGTLKTDRTGTGTISLFGRQMRFDLSKGFPLLTTKTVYFKGIAYELLWFLKGSSNVRWLQEHNVHIWDEWADENGDLGPVYGVQWRSWPAPTKDNPNRTIDQISNVLGLIKTHPDSRRMIVTAWNPAEVEEMALPPCHALFQFYVADGKLSCQLYQRSCDMFLGVPFNIASYSLLTLMMAQQTGLEPGEFVWTGGDCHVYDNHIEQVLTQLSRDPYPYPQIEINKAASIFDYRYEDFKIVDYQHHPAIKAPVAV, encoded by the coding sequence ATTATGCTGAACCAAGAACAACTTGAAGACATTCGCCGTAAGATTCCCGCGCGTCCGAACACCGACATCCCTATGCCTTACGAGGATTTGGTACGTGACATCCTCACCAACGGAACGCTCAAAACCGACCGTACCGGCACGGGCACGATTTCGTTGTTCGGCCGACAGATGCGATTTGACCTTTCCAAGGGTTTTCCGCTGCTGACCACCAAGACGGTCTATTTCAAGGGCATTGCCTACGAGCTGCTGTGGTTCCTCAAAGGCTCCAGCAACGTGCGTTGGCTGCAGGAGCATAACGTGCATATCTGGGACGAATGGGCCGATGAGAACGGGGACTTGGGCCCGGTTTACGGCGTGCAGTGGCGTAGCTGGCCGGCACCGACCAAGGACAACCCGAACCGCACCATTGACCAGATCTCCAATGTGCTGGGCCTCATCAAGACGCATCCGGATTCTCGTCGGATGATCGTCACCGCATGGAATCCCGCGGAGGTCGAAGAAATGGCCCTGCCGCCCTGCCATGCGCTCTTCCAGTTCTATGTGGCCGACGGCAAGCTTTCCTGCCAGCTCTACCAGCGTTCCTGCGACATGTTCCTGGGGGTGCCGTTCAACATCGCCTCGTATTCTCTGCTCACGTTGATGATGGCTCAGCAGACCGGCCTTGAGCCGGGGGAGTTCGTCTGGACCGGCGGCGACTGCCACGTCTACGACAACCACATCGAACAGGTCCTGACCCAGCTTTCGCGAGATCCGTACCCCTATCCGCAAATCGAGATTAACAAGGCCGCCTCGATTTTCGACTACCGGTACGAGGATTTCAAAATCGTCGATTATCAGCACCATCCGGCCATCAAGGCGCCGGTTGCAGTCTGA
- the trmB gene encoding tRNA (guanosine(46)-N7)-methyltransferase TrmB codes for MQENDKRIHHVLSYVRRKGRLDDRYKRAWQRYSPDFLLDVNAGEGSLDLRQGFVFDRDFVRKTWGNDHPLVMEIGTGQGENIIAAAGEHPEVNFLAVEVYDPGVAHTMLRAGKLNLANLRVAQINAPELFGACEPGVAAEVWTFFPDPWPKMRHHKRRIVQPALASDIRKALGEGKVWRLATDIEDYALHVHEVMDSRADFANIGTLTVSLPTEHVGKGTADEAESLPHADFRESERFEGRVLTNFEKKGLAAGRVIHDFTYQAV; via the coding sequence GTGCAGGAAAACGACAAAAGAATCCATCATGTGCTCTCATACGTCCGGAGAAAGGGGCGTCTCGATGATCGCTACAAGCGGGCCTGGCAGCGGTATTCGCCGGATTTCCTGCTTGACGTCAACGCGGGGGAGGGCTCGCTTGATTTGAGGCAGGGATTTGTGTTCGACCGTGATTTCGTGCGCAAGACCTGGGGTAACGACCATCCGTTGGTCATGGAAATCGGCACGGGGCAGGGCGAAAACATCATCGCCGCTGCGGGCGAACACCCAGAGGTCAATTTCCTCGCGGTTGAGGTCTACGACCCTGGTGTGGCCCATACCATGCTGCGTGCCGGCAAACTCAACCTCGCCAATCTGCGCGTCGCCCAGATCAATGCCCCGGAGCTTTTCGGCGCGTGCGAACCGGGTGTGGCCGCCGAAGTGTGGACGTTCTTTCCCGACCCGTGGCCCAAGATGCGCCATCACAAGCGGCGTATCGTCCAGCCCGCGCTCGCGTCCGACATCCGCAAGGCGTTGGGCGAGGGGAAGGTGTGGAGGTTGGCCACCGATATCGAGGATTATGCGCTTCACGTTCATGAGGTGATGGATAGTCGCGCTGATTTCGCCAATATCGGTACCTTGACCGTTTCGTTGCCCACTGAGCATGTCGGCAAGGGTACGGCGGATGAGGCCGAGTCATTGCCCCACGCCGATTTCAGGGAATCGGAACGTTTCGAAGGCCGTGTGCTCACCAATTTCGAGAAAAAGGGCTTGGCCGCGGGTCGCGTGATTCACGATTTCACTTACCAAGCTGTTTGA